From the genome of Nitrospinota bacterium:
TCAATAACATAAAAGTAAATTCTTCTACTCTTTGTTTTAAAATAAATCAATAATCTCTATTAAAGATCGCTCTAATTTTCTGAAAATAAAAGGTAAGTTTAAGAAATAGATCAATGATAAAGTCCCTTTTATCCATTAAGTTATCTGAAAATAGGGTTCAATGTAATATTTGCCAGAGGAAATGTATTATAAAAGATGGTGAAAAAGGCTATTGTAAAACACGTGAGAATATAAAAGGGGAACTTTATTCTCTTATTTATGGAAAGGTCGCCTCATTTTCTGTTAATCCTATTGAAAAAAAACCGATTTATCATTTTTATCCTGGAAGTCAATGGTTATCTTTAGGTTCATTAGGATGTAACTTTTTCTGTCCTGGGTGTCAGAACTGGGAGATTGCCCATATAATAAGAGGAGAGATGAAGATAAGGGATACCCAATATATATCCCCTGAAGGCTCAATTAATATGGCAAAAAGGTATCATTGTATAGGTATATCCTGGACATTTAATGAGCCAACAATCTGGTTGGAATATACCCTAGATAGTGCAAAGATAGCAAAAAAAAACAATCTCTATACAAACTATGTTACCAATGGCTATATTACTGAGGAAGCCTTAGATACTATTGGGCCATACTTGGATATATTTAGGGTCGATATCAAGGGATTCTCACAAAAAACGTATAAAAGAATCGCAAATATTCAGGATTTTCGTGGAATACTTAAAGTAGTAAAGCGAGCACGAATGAAATGGAAGATGCATATAGAGATTGTCACAAATGTCATACCGGGATATAATGATAATGAATTGGAAATCAA
Proteins encoded in this window:
- the amrS gene encoding AmmeMemoRadiSam system radical SAM enzyme; protein product: MIKSLLSIKLSENRVQCNICQRKCIIKDGEKGYCKTRENIKGELYSLIYGKVASFSVNPIEKKPIYHFYPGSQWLSLGSLGCNFFCPGCQNWEIAHIIRGEMKIRDTQYISPEGSINMAKRYHCIGISWTFNEPTIWLEYTLDSAKIAKKNNLYTNYVTNGYITEEALDTIGPYLDIFRVDIKGFSQKTYKRIANIQDFRGILKVVKRARMKWKMHIEIVTNVIPGYNDNELEIKELAKWIRDELGKEIPWHITRFYPCLDLSYLKPTPISQMERFREIGLESGLLYVYLGNVPHHPGENTYCSNCKRMLIKRSILEIKEINIADGKCPFCEQTIYGSF